A region of Bacteroidota bacterium DNA encodes the following proteins:
- a CDS encoding tetratricopeptide repeat protein, with the protein MRLRLVFLLTALAAAPTVLTAPTALAQTAGLPAAQAAYDAGRYGEAIRLLTDLLIRTPDDAGARFLRAQAYEARRQNAEAAADYERVLALRPGDAEAEVGLQRVRVGTGQTATAGDSQLDVFRQQVEGAPANLAYRLQYAEALTDAERYAEASAQYEFYLARAQGTPDVVTRYLVALAALGQADKGAAAAEEYLRLYPSNADLHMRLGYFRFWQGDRARARASFDQALALDPSNRDARQGLAELDQAGNAIAALERDLARNPNQTAKRYDLAELYLANGRASDAQRVLDPIRANEAGTPAFDRLYARAAGSDGPRYRVDDLKRRLDRNPEDDATRFTLVDELLRLERYAEAFDQLRELEPRHSDTEEWKLRFEDIDIGLGTSDAVYAIDRYTFRLKVDPADLATRYALADELIQAGRYPEADLVLAGAEPYVVDRQAHEAQVLRLQADQIAMAERQIAALDAERAANPDADVEPSEQLKRALLPPYFVLARTGALADPAPVIGLYEQLLATNPDDTTLRVDYVRFLTMMEQYEMALEQARAVYQIAPDDPQAVAMYAYAVARAGVNEPQTSQALDNALATHRNDAGLLLAAATYYTAQNDFARAEQYLRQAEATGTSPAEIALRRDAMRQREEQLALEGARDLYRAGQYQQAASAYDSYFQQTGETPRQAVREQAAAFVNAGDYASAIAALETLQRLEYGDDEQVLIARYRYDSGDYAGAAEAARIASSRRPDRVDARLLMGDAYREAGQFEDAQVAYAGAVQLDPTARPVVAERLALLDRIQGVGGFANPGQFSLLVVPSAEVITAGGDGSEYRRTAQGVSAQFTLPGVRLPLVLMAGLKTHQFRGTRFAPPPIGQAAQILAYRANEVNGGAILDLGPRPTQARFGEGYTRRITVQGGALTYTGFERTAGFIETRALFQAPGVLQLSVGYRAQEGAFDLWAAGAPDFESRFSQIDVRGATALVDSLLRASGQAALLRVSDTDPLRTTGDRRIFGGSSIQGQAGLRLFRTPSGGVWIGPRYFRLVYDEERSYFFTPSDEAYQELEGYVEWERNPRGGTYVRTLAAVGTTAPASGFLTTRLEADVVFQLGRTIGLGLNGRFSNSARVFEDVDGRYTSVIVSGALFVAL; encoded by the coding sequence ATGCGACTCCGACTCGTCTTTCTCCTGACCGCGCTCGCCGCGGCGCCGACGGTACTGACAGCGCCGACGGCCCTCGCGCAGACCGCCGGTCTTCCCGCCGCCCAGGCTGCCTACGACGCCGGGCGCTACGGCGAGGCCATCCGTCTCCTGACCGACCTGCTCATCCGTACGCCGGACGATGCCGGGGCACGGTTCCTGCGCGCGCAGGCCTACGAGGCCCGCCGCCAAAACGCTGAAGCCGCCGCCGACTACGAGCGCGTGCTGGCGCTGCGCCCGGGCGACGCCGAGGCCGAGGTCGGGCTCCAGCGCGTCCGCGTCGGCACCGGGCAGACCGCGACCGCGGGGGACTCCCAACTCGATGTCTTCCGGCAGCAGGTCGAGGGCGCGCCGGCCAACCTCGCCTACCGCCTCCAGTACGCCGAGGCGCTCACCGACGCCGAACGCTATGCCGAAGCGTCGGCGCAGTACGAGTTCTACCTCGCCCGCGCGCAGGGGACACCGGACGTCGTCACGCGCTACCTCGTGGCTCTCGCGGCGCTCGGGCAGGCCGACAAGGGCGCCGCGGCCGCCGAAGAGTACCTCCGCCTCTACCCGTCGAACGCGGACCTGCACATGCGGCTTGGCTACTTCCGCTTCTGGCAGGGCGACCGCGCACGGGCCCGTGCGTCCTTCGACCAGGCGCTCGCGCTCGACCCGAGCAACCGCGACGCCCGCCAGGGGCTCGCCGAACTCGACCAGGCTGGAAACGCCATCGCCGCGCTCGAACGCGACCTCGCGCGCAACCCCAACCAGACGGCCAAGCGCTACGACCTCGCCGAGCTCTACCTCGCCAACGGCCGCGCCTCCGACGCGCAGCGCGTCCTCGACCCGATCCGCGCCAACGAGGCCGGGACGCCGGCCTTCGACCGCCTCTACGCCCGCGCTGCCGGTTCCGACGGCCCGCGCTACCGCGTAGACGACCTCAAGCGCCGCCTCGACCGCAACCCTGAGGACGACGCCACGCGCTTCACGCTCGTCGACGAACTCCTCCGTTTGGAGCGCTACGCCGAGGCGTTCGACCAACTGCGCGAGTTGGAGCCGCGCCACAGCGACACCGAGGAGTGGAAGCTCCGGTTCGAGGACATCGACATCGGGCTGGGCACCTCCGACGCGGTCTACGCCATCGACCGCTACACCTTCCGGCTGAAGGTCGACCCCGCAGACCTCGCCACGCGTTACGCCCTCGCCGACGAACTTATCCAGGCTGGTCGCTACCCCGAGGCGGACCTCGTTCTCGCGGGCGCGGAGCCATATGTGGTGGACCGCCAGGCGCACGAGGCGCAGGTGCTTCGCCTCCAAGCTGACCAGATCGCGATGGCCGAGCGCCAGATCGCCGCGCTGGACGCCGAACGCGCTGCCAATCCTGATGCGGACGTGGAGCCGTCCGAGCAACTGAAGCGGGCGCTGCTCCCGCCCTACTTCGTGCTGGCCCGGACGGGCGCGCTGGCCGACCCGGCGCCGGTGATCGGGCTCTACGAGCAACTGCTCGCCACGAACCCTGACGACACCACGCTACGTGTCGACTATGTGCGCTTCCTGACGATGATGGAGCAGTATGAGATGGCGCTTGAACAGGCGCGCGCCGTCTACCAGATCGCGCCGGACGACCCGCAGGCCGTGGCGATGTATGCCTATGCTGTGGCTCGCGCTGGTGTCAACGAGCCGCAGACCTCGCAGGCCCTCGACAACGCCCTGGCAACGCACCGCAACGACGCCGGGCTGCTCCTCGCCGCCGCGACCTACTACACCGCGCAGAACGACTTCGCGCGGGCGGAGCAGTACCTCCGCCAGGCCGAGGCCACGGGCACCTCGCCCGCCGAGATCGCGCTCCGCCGCGACGCGATGCGCCAGCGCGAGGAGCAACTCGCTCTCGAAGGCGCTCGCGACCTCTACCGCGCGGGGCAGTACCAGCAGGCCGCGAGCGCCTACGACAGCTACTTCCAGCAGACCGGGGAGACGCCGCGCCAGGCCGTCCGCGAGCAGGCTGCGGCCTTCGTCAACGCGGGCGACTACGCCAGCGCCATCGCCGCCCTCGAAACGTTGCAGCGCCTGGAATATGGCGACGACGAGCAGGTGCTCATCGCGCGCTACCGCTACGACTCCGGCGACTACGCTGGGGCCGCCGAGGCCGCCCGCATCGCCTCAAGCCGTCGTCCCGACCGCGTGGACGCGCGCCTGCTGATGGGCGACGCCTACCGCGAAGCCGGGCAGTTCGAGGACGCGCAGGTTGCCTACGCCGGGGCCGTCCAACTCGACCCCACGGCGCGGCCCGTTGTGGCCGAGCGCCTCGCGCTGCTCGACCGCATCCAGGGCGTCGGCGGGTTCGCCAACCCGGGGCAGTTCTCGCTGCTCGTCGTCCCGAGCGCCGAGGTGATCACGGCGGGCGGCGACGGCTCGGAATATCGCCGCACGGCGCAGGGCGTCTCGGCGCAGTTCACGCTGCCGGGCGTGCGCCTACCGCTCGTGCTCATGGCGGGGCTCAAGACGCACCAGTTCCGCGGCACCCGCTTCGCGCCGCCGCCCATCGGCCAGGCCGCGCAGATCCTCGCCTACCGCGCCAATGAGGTCAACGGCGGGGCGATCCTCGATCTCGGCCCGCGCCCGACGCAGGCACGCTTCGGCGAGGGCTACACCCGACGGATCACGGTCCAGGGCGGTGCGCTCACCTACACCGGCTTCGAGCGTACGGCGGGCTTCATCGAAACGCGCGCGCTCTTCCAGGCGCCGGGCGTGCTCCAACTCTCGGTCGGCTACCGCGCCCAGGAAGGCGCCTTCGACCTCTGGGCGGCAGGCGCGCCGGACTTCGAGAGCCGCTTCTCCCAGATCGACGTGCGCGGGGCGACGGCGCTCGTGGACTCGCTCCTCCGCGCCAGCGGCCAGGCCGCACTGCTTCGCGTTTCCGACACCGATCCGCTCCGCACGACGGGCGACCGCCGCATCTTCGGTGGCTCGTCGATCCAGGGGCAGGCCGGGCTGCGGCTCTTCCGGACGCCGAGCGGCGGCGTCTGGATCGGCCCGCGCTACTTCCGCCTAGTCTATGACGAGGAGCGCTCGTACTTCTTTACGCCGAGCGACGAGGCCTACCAAGAACTGGAGGGCTACGTCGAGTGGGAGCGCAACCCGCGCGGCGGGACCTACGTGCGCACGCTCGCAGCCGTGGGCACGACTGCCCCGGCGTCGGGCTTCCTCACGACGCGCCTGGAGGCGGACGTGGTCTTCCAACTCGGCCGCACGATTGGCCTCGGCCTCAACGGCCGCTTCTCCAACTCCGCGCGCGTGTTCGAGGACGTCGACGGGCGCTACACGAGCGTGATTGTCAGCGGCGCGCTCTTCGTGGCACTGTAG
- the serC gene encoding 3-phosphoserine/phosphohydroxythreonine transaminase, whose protein sequence is MQPVAHPSTPPTASARVHNFSAGPGALPTAVLEAARAELPVFGDLGTSVLEISHRSPTYTEIAASARAHLRALLGLGDDWHILFLQGGASQQFYQVPLNFLRADASADYLDTGTWSAKAVKEALRCGGVNVVASSKDENYAYIPARDSWELDPEAAYFHITSNNTIFGTQLHDEPDVDMPLVCDASSDFLSRHLDLDKYGLIYAGAQKNIGPAGVTVVLVKDAFLQTRKDDVATMLDYGTHAAKLFHTPPVFAVYLVEKVLAWLQEQGGIDGIAEVNARKAAKLYGAIDATDFYRGTVHPDARSEMNVCFRLPSDDLEATFLADAATHGLVALKGHRSVGGIRASIYNAVEEASVDALVAFMREFEQTNG, encoded by the coding sequence ATGCAGCCTGTCGCCCACCCGTCCACGCCTCCCACCGCGTCTGCTCGCGTCCACAACTTCTCGGCCGGCCCCGGCGCGCTGCCCACGGCCGTCCTCGAAGCCGCCCGCGCCGAGTTGCCCGTCTTCGGTGACCTCGGCACGTCGGTGCTGGAGATCTCGCACCGCTCGCCGACCTACACCGAGATCGCGGCGTCGGCGCGCGCCCACCTCCGCGCCCTGCTCGGCCTCGGGGACGACTGGCACATCCTCTTCCTCCAGGGCGGCGCGTCGCAGCAGTTCTACCAGGTCCCGCTCAACTTCCTCCGCGCCGACGCCTCGGCCGACTACCTCGACACCGGCACCTGGTCGGCGAAGGCCGTCAAGGAAGCCCTGCGCTGCGGCGGCGTCAACGTGGTGGCCTCCAGCAAGGACGAGAACTACGCGTACATCCCTGCCCGCGACTCGTGGGAGCTCGATCCCGAGGCCGCCTACTTCCACATCACGAGCAACAACACCATCTTCGGGACGCAGCTTCACGACGAGCCGGACGTGGACATGCCGCTCGTCTGCGATGCCTCCTCGGACTTCCTCAGCCGCCACCTCGACCTCGACAAGTACGGGCTGATCTACGCGGGCGCGCAGAAGAACATCGGCCCGGCGGGCGTGACGGTCGTGCTCGTGAAGGACGCGTTCCTCCAGACCCGCAAGGATGACGTCGCCACGATGCTGGACTATGGCACGCACGCGGCGAAGCTGTTCCACACGCCGCCGGTGTTCGCGGTCTACCTCGTCGAGAAGGTGCTCGCGTGGCTCCAGGAGCAGGGCGGCATCGACGGCATCGCGGAGGTCAACGCGCGCAAGGCCGCGAAGCTCTACGGCGCCATCGACGCGACGGACTTCTACCGGGGCACGGTGCACCCCGACGCGCGCTCGGAGATGAACGTCTGCTTCCGCCTCCCGTCCGACGACCTCGAAGCGACGTTCCTCGCGGACGCAGCCACACACGGCCTCGTCGCGCTCAAGGGGCACCGCTCCGTGGGCGGCATCCGCGCCTCGATCTACAACGCCGTCGAGGAAGCCTCCGTGGACGCACTCGTCGCGTTCATGCGCGAGTTCGAGCAAACCAACGGATAG
- a CDS encoding sigma-70 family RNA polymerase sigma factor produces the protein MPTSNDLTRLLGDLSDGNQAVADELLPQVYDELRAIARRQLRGERAGHTLDTVALVNEAYLKLLGGAEIDWQNRAHFFGMAALAMRRILINYAHQRRAEKRGGGQALATFNDEVVSGGARAEQLIALDEALTRLEAWNGRQATVVTYRFFGGLTHEEVAAVLDVSVSTVRSDWRMARAWLRRELDDDTL, from the coding sequence ATGCCGACCTCGAACGACCTGACCCGCCTGCTCGGCGACCTCAGCGACGGCAACCAAGCGGTCGCCGACGAACTGCTTCCGCAGGTCTATGACGAGCTTCGGGCCATCGCGCGGCGGCAGCTCCGCGGCGAACGAGCCGGGCACACGCTCGACACCGTGGCGCTCGTCAACGAGGCCTACCTCAAGCTCCTCGGCGGCGCGGAGATCGACTGGCAGAACCGCGCGCACTTCTTCGGCATGGCCGCGCTCGCCATGCGGCGCATCCTCATCAACTACGCGCACCAGCGCCGCGCCGAGAAACGCGGCGGCGGCCAGGCCCTCGCCACGTTCAACGACGAGGTGGTCAGCGGCGGCGCGCGCGCGGAGCAGCTGATTGCGCTCGACGAGGCGCTCACCCGGCTCGAAGCGTGGAATGGGCGGCAGGCGACAGTCGTGACGTATCGCTTCTTCGGCGGCCTCACGCACGAGGAGGTCGCCGCCGTGCTCGACGTCTCCGTCTCCACGGTCCGCAGCGACTGGCGCATGGCGCGCGCCTGGCTCCGCCGCGAGCTCGACGACGACACGCTCTAG
- a CDS encoding serine/threonine-protein kinase: MDADRWNRLYALFDDACARPPAERLAFLRAACGDDDALYAEAAALVAADANTDVLLDGVALDVIALDDVGSAAAALLGDLDLVGTQVGPYHLVRQLGTGGMGDVYLAERASADEQAQFEQQVALKLVKPGMDSRQVLRRFQQERQILARLDHPHIARLLDGGVTERGQPYFVMEYVEGVPIDAYCDAHRLTVDERLGLFQDACRAVLYAHSQLVVHRDLKPSNILVTESADGQPGPRKPIVKLLDFGIAKLLAEDDDATALTRTGGAVMTPAYASPEQVRGEPVGTGTDIYSLGVVLYELLAGQRPYALPERDRLAAVQMLAQQEPEPPSTVVRRATTGADATGPGATGTQITEARRTQPERLRRRLTGDLDVICLTALRTEPERRYPTVAALLDDVRRHLTGLPVTARRDTAAYRLGKFVQRHRVGVVATVVVGVLFAALASFYTVRLAAERDRAQAEAAKATEIAAFLEGIFEVADPSIAQGDTVTARALLDEGAARIETELAGEPEVQAQMMTVMGNVYRSLGLYEDAERLYTDALALRETLFGPRHADVASSLDDLGAMDYARGNYARGAERYQQALAIKEALYAPTDAEVLTSLTGVARAMHWLDSLVIAESLYVHVLDQRRAHHAADTLALANALLNVGAINQLQRRFEEAEPYFQEGLALLRAHSDASPLQISEITNDLGVLLKNLERYGEAEPLYRETLAIRQRILGDTHPRVATSLNNLGAFLRSTEQYEEALDVSLRAVEVYRAALGDDHPEYAIGINNLASSYDDVGDTDQALRYYRESLDVMERALGSEHTTTNALRLNLGSMMLDVERYAEAEALLRTAYGHLLASQGPDARYTKLIVRRLHQVYEGWGRPERGADLPPLPTEA, from the coding sequence ATGGACGCCGACCGCTGGAACCGACTCTACGCCCTCTTCGACGACGCCTGCGCCCGCCCGCCCGCCGAGCGCCTCGCTTTCCTACGCGCCGCCTGCGGCGACGACGACGCCCTCTACGCCGAAGCCGCGGCCCTCGTCGCCGCCGATGCCAACACGGACGTGCTCCTCGACGGCGTCGCGCTCGATGTCATCGCCTTAGACGACGTCGGCAGCGCAGCGGCGGCCCTGCTCGGCGACCTCGACCTCGTCGGCACGCAGGTCGGCCCCTACCACCTCGTCCGCCAACTCGGCACCGGCGGCATGGGCGACGTCTACCTCGCCGAGCGCGCCTCGGCCGACGAGCAGGCGCAGTTCGAGCAGCAGGTCGCGCTCAAGCTCGTCAAGCCCGGCATGGACTCGCGACAGGTGCTCCGTCGCTTCCAGCAGGAGCGCCAGATCCTCGCCCGCCTCGACCACCCCCACATCGCGCGGCTCTTGGATGGCGGCGTGACCGAGCGGGGGCAGCCCTACTTCGTGATGGAGTACGTCGAGGGCGTCCCCATCGACGCCTACTGCGACGCGCACCGGCTCACCGTTGATGAGCGGCTCGGGCTCTTCCAGGACGCCTGCCGCGCGGTGCTCTATGCGCACAGCCAGCTCGTCGTCCACCGCGACCTCAAGCCCTCGAACATCCTCGTCACGGAGAGCGCCGACGGCCAGCCCGGCCCCAGAAAACCAATAGTCAAGTTGCTCGACTTCGGGATCGCCAAGCTGCTCGCCGAGGACGACGACGCCACGGCGCTCACGCGCACGGGCGGGGCGGTGATGACGCCGGCCTACGCGAGCCCCGAGCAGGTGCGCGGCGAGCCGGTCGGGACCGGGACGGACATCTACTCGCTCGGCGTGGTGCTCTACGAGTTGCTCGCCGGGCAGCGCCCCTACGCCCTCCCCGAGCGCGACCGCCTGGCCGCCGTCCAGATGCTGGCGCAGCAGGAGCCCGAGCCACCCTCGACCGTCGTGCGCCGCGCCACGACGGGGGCTGATGCTACGGGTCCTGGCGCCACCGGCACGCAGATCACGGAGGCCCGTCGCACGCAGCCGGAGCGCCTCCGCCGCCGCCTCACGGGCGACCTCGACGTGATCTGCCTCACGGCGCTGCGCACCGAGCCGGAGCGCCGCTACCCGACCGTCGCGGCCTTGCTGGACGACGTGCGGCGGCACCTCACGGGGCTCCCCGTGACCGCCCGACGCGACACGGCGGCCTACCGCCTCGGCAAGTTCGTGCAGCGGCACCGGGTCGGCGTCGTGGCGACGGTTGTGGTGGGGGTGCTCTTCGCGGCGCTCGCGAGCTTCTACACGGTGCGGCTGGCGGCCGAGCGCGACCGCGCGCAGGCCGAAGCCGCGAAGGCGACCGAGATCGCGGCGTTCCTCGAAGGCATCTTCGAGGTGGCCGACCCGTCGATCGCCCAGGGCGACACGGTGACGGCACGAGCACTGCTCGACGAGGGCGCGGCGCGCATCGAGACCGAGCTCGCCGGGGAGCCGGAGGTGCAGGCACAGATGATGACCGTGATGGGCAACGTCTACCGCAGCCTCGGGCTCTACGAAGATGCCGAGCGGCTCTATACCGACGCCCTGGCGCTGCGCGAAACCCTCTTCGGCCCGCGCCATGCCGATGTGGCCAGCTCGCTGGACGACCTCGGAGCCATGGACTACGCACGGGGCAACTATGCACGAGGCGCCGAGCGCTACCAGCAGGCGCTCGCCATCAAAGAGGCGCTCTACGCCCCGACCGATGCCGAGGTGCTGACGAGCCTCACAGGCGTTGCGCGGGCCATGCACTGGCTCGACAGCCTCGTCATCGCCGAGTCGCTCTACGTCCACGTCCTCGACCAGCGCCGCGCGCATCACGCCGCCGACACGCTCGCGCTCGCCAACGCGCTCCTCAACGTGGGCGCGATCAACCAACTGCAACGACGGTTCGAGGAAGCGGAGCCCTACTTCCAGGAAGGCCTCGCCCTCCTGCGCGCGCACAGCGACGCCTCCCCGCTTCAGATCTCAGAGATCACGAACGACCTCGGCGTGCTCCTCAAGAACCTCGAACGCTACGGCGAGGCCGAGCCGCTCTACCGCGAGACGCTCGCCATCCGGCAGCGCATCCTCGGCGACACGCACCCGCGCGTGGCGACCTCGCTCAACAACCTGGGCGCGTTCCTCCGAAGCACGGAGCAGTACGAGGAAGCCCTCGACGTGAGCCTCCGCGCTGTGGAAGTCTACCGCGCTGCGCTGGGCGACGACCACCCCGAGTACGCCATCGGCATCAACAACCTCGCCTCGTCCTACGACGACGTGGGCGACACCGACCAAGCCCTGCGGTACTACCGCGAGTCGCTGGACGTGATGGAGCGTGCGTTGGGGTCAGAGCACACGACCACGAACGCGCTGCGGCTCAACCTCGGCAGCATGATGCTGGACGTGGAGCGCTATGCCGAAGCGGAAGCCCTCCTGCGCACGGCCTACGGCCACCTGCTCGCCTCTCAGGGACCGGACGCGCGCTATACGAAGCTGATCGTCCGGCGCCTGCACCAGGTCTACGAAGGCTGGGGCCGCCCCGAGCGCGGCGCCGACCTGCCGCCGCTGCCTACGGAGGCGTGA
- a CDS encoding Re/Si-specific NAD(P)(+) transhydrogenase subunit alpha has protein sequence MPLVLGVPRETAPGETRVATTPDAVQRLKKKGVTVRVESGAGATAGFPDAAYSDVGAEVVDRAAVYQAEVVAKVAAPNADERKLLRSDGILISFLRPLDDLGTVQAIAETGVTAMAMEMVPRITRAQKMDALSAMSTVAGYKAVLLAADTLPKFFPLLTTAAGTLRPAKVFVIGAGVAGLQALATARRLGAITFGYDIRTAAAEQVESVGAEFVTLTLPSDDAEDAGGYAKALGKSEAEQQIALMAKEVAKYDVVITTALIPGRPAPLLLNEDAVRNMPEGSVIIDLAAPNGGNCALTEPDEVVHQHGTTILGPTNLVASMPLHASQMYARTVMAMVLDFLTDEGTFRRDFEDEVFVGACVTHEGEVVHERVKGKIEQAAG, from the coding sequence ATGCCCCTCGTCCTCGGCGTCCCCCGTGAAACGGCCCCTGGTGAAACGCGCGTCGCGACGACGCCGGACGCGGTCCAGCGGCTGAAGAAAAAAGGCGTCACCGTGCGCGTCGAATCCGGCGCGGGGGCCACGGCGGGCTTTCCCGACGCGGCCTACAGCGACGTAGGGGCCGAGGTCGTGGACCGCGCGGCGGTCTACCAGGCCGAGGTGGTTGCCAAGGTCGCTGCGCCCAACGCCGACGAGCGCAAACTCCTGCGCAGCGACGGCATCCTGATCAGCTTCCTCCGCCCGCTCGATGACCTCGGCACCGTGCAGGCCATCGCCGAGACCGGCGTGACGGCGATGGCGATGGAGATGGTCCCGCGCATCACCCGCGCGCAGAAAATGGACGCGCTCTCGGCGATGAGCACCGTCGCGGGCTACAAGGCCGTGCTGCTCGCCGCCGACACGCTCCCGAAGTTCTTCCCGCTCCTCACGACGGCAGCTGGCACACTACGCCCGGCGAAGGTGTTCGTGATCGGCGCGGGCGTGGCGGGCCTCCAGGCACTCGCGACAGCGCGCCGCCTCGGCGCGATCACCTTCGGCTATGACATCCGCACCGCCGCCGCCGAGCAGGTCGAGTCCGTCGGCGCCGAGTTTGTCACGCTCACGCTCCCCAGCGATGACGCCGAGGACGCGGGCGGCTACGCAAAGGCGCTCGGCAAGTCTGAGGCCGAGCAGCAGATCGCGCTCATGGCCAAAGAGGTCGCGAAGTACGACGTCGTCATCACGACGGCGCTCATCCCCGGCCGCCCCGCGCCGCTGCTCCTCAACGAGGACGCCGTGCGCAACATGCCTGAGGGCAGCGTCATCATCGACCTCGCCGCGCCCAACGGCGGCAACTGCGCGCTCACGGAGCCCGACGAGGTCGTCCACCAGCATGGCACGACGATCCTCGGCCCGACCAACCTCGTGGCGTCGATGCCGCTGCATGCCAGCCAGATGTACGCCCGCACCGTCATGGCGATGGTGCTCGACTTCCTGACGGACGAGGGCACCTTCCGCCGCGACTTCGAGGACGAGGTCTTCGTCGGCGCCTGCGTCACGCACGAGGGCGAGGTCGTCCACGAGCGAGTCAAAGGCAAAATCGAGCAGGCAGCGGGATGA
- a CDS encoding NAD(P) transhydrogenase subunit alpha, whose translation MDIALIVVFVLASFVGFEIITKVPATLHTPLMSGSNAISGITIVGALIVTAGVDAPWAKWVGFAALVLATINVVGGFLVTDRMLSMFKKKPERAEG comes from the coding sequence ATGGATATCGCTCTCATTGTGGTTTTCGTGCTCGCCTCGTTTGTCGGGTTCGAGATCATCACCAAGGTGCCCGCAACGCTGCACACGCCGCTCATGTCGGGCTCGAACGCCATCAGTGGCATCACCATCGTGGGCGCGCTGATCGTGACGGCGGGCGTCGACGCGCCCTGGGCCAAGTGGGTCGGTTTCGCGGCCCTCGTCCTCGCCACGATCAACGTGGTCGGGGGCTTCCTCGTGACGGATCGGATGCTCTCGATGTTCAAGAAAAAGCCCGAGAGGGCAGAAGGATGA
- a CDS encoding four helix bundle protein, with protein sequence MKAEGRRQDSRLSSLPPPLEERTLAYGTRAVALYRHLCRQERAARRLADQFLRAATSVGANLAEGRSGETRRDFIHKHSIALKEAREALYWLRLFVRADLVEEGRVASLMDETDQLIAILVTIITRAKRNGTVRTANGR encoded by the coding sequence ATGAAGGCAGAAGGCAGAAGGCAGGACAGCCGCTTGAGCAGCCTGCCGCCCCCGCTTGAGGAGCGCACCCTCGCCTACGGAACGCGCGCGGTTGCGCTGTATCGGCATCTGTGCCGGCAGGAACGCGCAGCACGACGCCTCGCCGACCAGTTCCTTCGAGCTGCTACCTCCGTCGGGGCTAATCTCGCCGAAGGGCGTTCTGGAGAGACACGCCGCGACTTTATTCACAAGCATAGCATTGCGCTCAAGGAAGCACGGGAAGCGCTCTACTGGCTTCGCTTGTTTGTCCGCGCCGATCTCGTTGAGGAAGGTAGGGTAGCGTCCTTGATGGACGAAACCGACCAACTCATCGCCATTCTCGTCACCATCATCACCCGGGCGAAGCGAAACGGGACCGTCCGCACCGCGAACGGACGGTAG